A section of the Rummeliibacillus pycnus genome encodes:
- a CDS encoding DUF3797 domain-containing protein translates to MSFKYKDEIFNSLSLIRELVKDYNACPECGSKGIGSNTKLGSMDYNGKLGTFERTCRCGWKVKIKVEKI, encoded by the coding sequence TTGAGTTTTAAATATAAGGATGAAATATTTAACAGTTTGAGCTTAATCAGAGAACTTGTGAAAGACTATAATGCCTGTCCTGAATGCGGAAGTAAGGGGATAGGAAGTAATACAAAACTTGGTTCAATGGATTACAATGGAAAATTGGGAACATTTGAACGCACATGTAGGTGTGGTTGGAAAGTGAAAATTAAAGTTGAAAAAATTTGA